The Triticum aestivum cultivar Chinese Spring chromosome 4B, IWGSC CS RefSeq v2.1, whole genome shotgun sequence sequence ctatatttggaatacagccctacattacattgatgacttggagctagttccgtgtcaccctatgttataactgttgcatgaggaatcgcatccgacataattatccttcACTGATCCAATCACTACAAGCTCTTCACATATTGATGTTTGCTTAGTTAATTTACTGtgccattgttacaattactacaaaactgccactgttaccattacttccatattactttgctactaaatactttgctgcagatattaagttttccaggtgtggttgaattaacaactcaactgctaatacttgagaatattctttggctccccttgtgtcgaatcaataaatttgggctggataatctaccctcgaaaactgttgcaatcccctatacttgtgggttatcagttgacATGGTGAAGAAAATGCACCAAAAATTTGAGGTATGAACCCTTCCTTTATTGAGTTATGCAcatcctgtcagcccccaagtctactatttatgatgaatatgttgtagacttagattaaCCATGAGCATAAGTAATACCCTTTGTCAGACTCTTTTAAAATCCGTCTTAAAGCATCTAGTTTAAAGTATAGTTGTAATGATTAACAGtgaatccgtagcccccaagggccggttttatcagcatgaatgagccggtcctttatATTCTTGTGTAGAAGACAGTACTTACTTGTGTAGTTCTCATGAGCCGGCTGTGACCGCTTGGAGCACAGCCGGGTCACCGTAAAGTAGTAAGaaaacaagcaatatgcattagcccccaagtgccaagtattcttgctcgcaaagtgcttgggacttattcacataagcCGTTGCATGAGTAGTTTTTTCGGTAGACATTATCCCCCAATTGCCAAGTGTTGTTTCTtacaaaaggcttgggacttcatgTTTATAGCTAAATCTGACTTATGATTTTGATCCGGTGTATGTACAGACCACCACTGCTCATCTTCAATCAGAGCTGCCTGACTTGAAGACTCGTGTGGAGCTGCAAgagactgagacccggaaggcgaacTCAAAGTTCGAATTCAGCGTGGCTGAAGCAGAAAAACTGATGACCGGCTTTGAAGTTGAAAAAagcgcctgggctgaagagaagatTGCCTTAACACAACGGGCTGAAAAGGCGAAGGCGGCTCTTGAGGAGGTGACCACTAAACTTTCCGGCTAAAAATGCCATGTGTCTCAGATATATtcggctatctttggtaagtcgccttatGATTGTCAAATTTGAATATCTTCCTGGATGATATGAACCGCCTTTAATCCATCCACGATTATTTTGCAGGCCCTAGGAGCACCAATCTCAAccaagatatgcttgtgaagctgaaggcGTTTACACACTAGTGGAGCAGCTTTATACTCGGGCTCAGCGCGCGTTGGCCACAATTTCTCCATCTAACAAAGCCCCCACTCTCTTGGTTGATGTGTTGAGGAAACTTTCCATTCTGCCTAAAAGGTTTAGTGAGATGAAGCGATCGTCTCCAAGAGCCGAAGCTATGacggctttaagccgggccaaagcatggttaccggagctagacccggccgatataTCTATCGGGTATCCAAGCTTTAAGGAAGACGACACCCCTTTTGACAAGAAAGACTTTGCCGCCTGCATGAAGAACATACATCCCCTGGCCAGTCTGATTGCCAATGAAACAGACCTTACCAAATATTAGTCGGCTTATAACTTGGAAAATCAGAAGATGCCGACGTCGTCTTACAAAGTGAAGGATCTAAtaccccccaatccgtaagcacacttttgctcctgaagttgaaccatccgagcttattgatgatgaagctgaattccaagctttgaatggcattgactggtcatcaccaaccttccaggAAGTAGAATAGGATGAAGAAGCGGAGAGGGATGATCCGGAAGCGTCAGGCCATCAGAGTCAAGAAGATTGATCCGACGGGTGGTTCATATTTGTGATCTTCTAAAAATAGTTAATCATTTTGACTATTTTGGGTCATGTAATAGGGTAACAATAACTttgctttgtcgtgccatcgtgcacgtttatgTTGTGCTCAACGTTGTTAAGCCGCCACTTGATAGTTATCCTTTTAGACTTATCGTGATGTTGACTGGTGCAGACGAAAATTTTGAATTATCctacacacaagtagatcacaagagcctttggtggtttaccgcagggcgggtcataatacctcacataCAACCATTGATGTTTTAAAACAGTTATAGATAGGGCTGGTTTAACCAGAATTTAGACATAATTATAATAacaatatcatacatgtgatattgaaTCATACTGCCGGTTTATGATActtgtgtagtaagggtgataacccaaaacatttagaagccaaaacttccaagtACTTGATATCATCATGTATGGGCGACTTGTCACCTCTCCTTAAGCTGGGTAATAGAAACCACATgcatgcttcaaatatgagctgtgAGATTGAAGGCTAAATGGCCGGAATCACTTGAAGCCAAAAAAGGCAAGATAATATCAAGAAGAACCGGAAAAATCTTCAGAAAATCAAGCCAAATGAGGAAAAACGAGGATATGTTTGAAATACGAGCAAGAAGCCGGACCATAAGGgttaatagctatgattcgaataagATCAGGAAGCCCCCGAATGGTTTTTGGCATTACACTGATCAAAGGGGTAtcgacagctatgattcgaatacgattaggaagcccccccccccaagtgaccataatgattaatggctatgattcgaatacgatcaagaagccggaccaagagggttaatggctatgattcaaatacgaccaagcccccaagtggtttgtgatGTTTAatggctatggttcgaatacgaccaggaagctgGACCAAGAGGGTTAACAGATATAATTCGAATACGGCCAAGCCCCCAAGTTATCAAAGTGTTTtaacggctatgattcgaatacgataaggaagccggaccaaaagggttaatggttgtgattcgaatacgatcaagccccctagtgatcaaagtgttttaacggctatgattcggatacgatcaggaaGCCGGACTCAAACAGTTAAtggctgtgattcaaatatgatcaagccCTCTAGTGATCAAAGTGTTTTAACGGTGATGATTCTATTATGATCAGGAAGccagaccaaaagggttaatggctgttattcgaatacgatcaagcccccTAATGATCTTGAAATCATGATGAAGAAAACTCATTATTGAAGAtgaaaacgacagaggccctgctttatccgggatgccgactttattataatcctcataatatatacattgtcaaaatatgtacatcataagagccgatggctcaagtgtagtaaggtcgaaggtgagcaatattccacggccggcgggtctcctcctccgacttgcgtgagtccttgtactctcgaatatcgataaggtagtatgacccgttgttcaagttcttgctgaccacaaagggtccttcccaaggtggggataatttgtgcatgtCAATTTGATCCTGGATGATCTGGAGCACTAAATCACCTTCTTGAATGGTTCTGGACTTAGCCCGGTGGCTGTGGTAATGGCGCAGATATTGTTGGTAAATCACTGAGCGGGCTGCCGCAAGGTCatgcttctcatctaacaggtcaagtgcatcccgacgtgcttgttcattatcagcttcaacgtaagccgccacacggggtgagttgTGACGGATGTCACAATGAAGAACCGCCCCTGCTCCGTataccatgaaaaaaggcgtgtaacctgtagatctgttaggggtagtattgatactccatatcactgaaggtaactcctccacccaacaacccggcgtcctttgcaaaggaaccataagccggggcttgatgcctctcaaaatttcttgattggctctttcagcttgaccattggattgggggtgagctactgacgacacgtcaagtcgaatatgctcacgttgacaaaactctttcatagcacctttggacagattagtgccattatcagttatgatgctgtggggaaagccaaagcgaaaaatcacccttttaatgaattgaaccgctgttgccacatcacacttactgatcagctctgcttcgacccactttgtgaatttgtcaaccgccaccaaaaggtgagtcttttATCCTTGGACATTTTAAAAGGtgcaaccatatcgagcccccagatagcaaacagccaagtaattggaatcgtcctcaattcttgagccggcacgtgagctcgccgtgaaaatttctgacaaccatcacatttactgaccaaatcctcagcattagcatgagccgtcagccaataaaatccatgacgcaAAGCTTTgtccacaagggactttgagccagcatgatgaccacaatctccttcatgaatctcacaaagaATCTCACGACCCTCCTCGAGagagacgcaacgctgaaacgccccagtgacactgtaATGGTGTAAGTCGCCATTGGCAAttgccattgacttagaccgccgggttatctgtttggccaaagtttcatcctcaggtaactcacccctggtcatataagccaaatatggtactgtccaatctgggatagcgtgaagagccgccaccaattgtgcctccgggtcaggaatagccatatcttcctctgtaggcaatttgacaaaAGGGTTATGCATAACACCCATGAAAGTGTTAgttggcaccggcttacgctgagaccccaaccggcttaaggcatcaaccgcctcatttttcctgcgatcaatgtgttccaattgataacccttgaagtgcccaacaatagcatcaacttcgcggagataagccgccatgaggggatccttagaatcccatgtgcctaAGACTTATTGAGACACCAAGTCTGAATCGCTGAAACATcccacccggcttaagttcatttccttagccatccgaagaccatggagcaaggcttcatactcagctgcattgttagtacagggaaacatcaaccttagaacataacaaaacttgtcacctcgaggggaagctaagataACTCATGccctcgagccctccaattgcctagatccatcaaagtaaatagtccaatatgtgttatctgccttctcttcaggcatctgcagctctgtgcagtcgttgatgaaatccaccagtgcttgagacttgatgtcAGTGCGAGGCATATaattcaaaccatgaggcccaagctcaatggcccacttggttaCCCGccttgtggcttctctattttgaataatatcccctaagggagcagaactgaccacggtgATGGCAAGACCCggaaaatattgtttaagcttccggctggccatgaacaccccataaacgagcttctgtcagtgtggatacctctgcttggactcaataagcacctcactgatatagtaaaccgatcgttgaaccggatattccttgccagcctctttccgttccaccacaatggctacactgacggcccgagcgttagtagccacatataacaataacggatccttatcaataggagcagcaagtaCTGGCGGCTCAGCGAGCTGTCTCTTCAAAGCCTCAAATGCGTCATTAgaagcatcactccagacaaagtcatatgttttcttcatcatctggtatagcggtatggccttctcacccaaccggcttatgaaccggcttaaggcagcaatacgacccgccagacgttgaacatcattaatacacgccggcttTGCCATGGAGGTAATGGCcctgatcttctccgggttagcctcaatgcctctgttagaaaccagaaaacccaaaagcttgcgtgctggcacaccaaaacgcatttggtcgggttaagcatcatcttgtagacccggagattgtcgaaggtctccttcaaatcatctatcaaggtttctttctctctggatttcaccataatattgcgcccaatctgactgtggagacagttctgcacacaccgctggtaagtcgcctgggcactcttaagcccaaagggcatagacacaaagcagaaggctccaaagggagtgatgaaagttgtcttctcctggtccttaactgccatcttgatctgatgataaccagaataagcatccaaaaaactcaacgctcacaactcgccgtagcatcaatgatttcatcaatacgagggagagcaaaaggatcagccggacaagccttatttaagccTGTGTTGTCCACACACATaagccaagtgtcgttcttcttaagcaccagcactgggttagccaaccactcaggatgaaagacttcaacattGAACCCAGCCGCTAAGAGGCGGGCCACTTCTTCTCCAATGGTCTTCTGTCTCTCCTCATTGAAGCAACGAAGgagttgcttgaccggcttaaactttggatcaatgttaagagtgtgctcagcgagtttcctcggtacacctggcatgtcagaaggtttccatgcaaagatgtcccgattctcacggatgaactcaatgagcggctttcctattttggatccaggttagcactgatattgacctgcttggatgagtcgccaggaacaaaatcaaccagtttAGTGTCGTCGGCTGATTTAAACTTCAGCACCGGATCATGCTCTATAGTacgctttttcagagatgtcatatcagCCGAATCGACATTatctttatagaacttcaactcctttaTTGCGTAGACAGACTCAACGTAAGCAACATCACCGTCTTgacactccaaagctattttccgactcccatgcactatAATGGTCCCTTTGTAACCctacatcttgagctgcaaataaacataacatggtcgtgccatgaacttagcataagccagccgtccaaacagagtgtggtacgggcttctgatcttgaccacctcaaaggtcaacttctcggccctggaatcatactcatctccaaaggccacttccagctcaatcttgcctacAGGGTACGCTGACTTactaggcaccactccatggaaaacagtattggacgtcttgagatttttatcagttaatcccatacgacggaaagtatcataataaaggatattaatgctgctacctccatccatgagtaccttagtgaatttgtatccaccaccCTAAGCCGCCACCAACaaagctaagtgacccggattatcaacccggggcgggtgatcctctcggctccacATAATGGGCTACTCAGACCATTGCAAGTAttggggaactgccggctcaatgCCGTTCAcatccctcttgtgaagcttctggtcccacTTGCATAGACTCATGGTGAAACGTGGTACTGTCCTCTATTCAACTGCTTCGATTGACTTTGATATCCAGACTGTtgctgttgctgattcccttggccggattgttgattgtaaccaccctgattaccttgattataaccaccttgattaccttgattataaccaccctgattactttgatGGTGTTGGTGGCCCTGGAAGTTGGAATTAGAACCGACACCTCCGTAGCCCGGGCCATGGGAATCGCCACCACcggaacctgagccgccgcccggcccatgattgctGTGAAGCAAGTTAGAATTTTTGAAATCCATCAtaattgaacaatctttccaaaggtgagtggCTAGTTTCTCCTACgtgccatgctttggacagggctcattcagtaATTTCTCAAGAGTAGGACCTGATCCACCGGtccgaggaggcggcctccccttatGACACTGATTATTGCTctatgcattggtgttagccacaaactccaagttACCATCAGCCTTGCATTTACCGTTACCCCCCTGATTCGTCGGGTTATGTTGTGGACCCTtggcgttgccattcttctttccctttcccggcttgtcatcatcagactcggggtccttggtactatcagagtcggcatatttgattacagccgccatcagctgccccatatcatttcaatcacgcttgagccgcccacCTTCTGTTTAAgcggcaaaaaacagcaatttttctccaacattaagaccgctgCTGACCCGGAAGTCATCGCTGCCGCGGTTGAAGAATTTTGCCCAGGctgcgtaccagccatgaagatcgcaacccggtttggcgactcataggggtccggaatactatcgccatcggaacagcccccaagcccgccgtcttgcaattggtacaaggaagtagtctcgcccgtggacgactcacagtcagagtagatggccgtctcaccaccagacattgacccttcatcaaattccgctccatggatgaatcccacgaaggcacgcttcacggcgggctgagcgcgagcgggtctcgcacgctgagccgtctcgatgatgtcggtgtagatgtccggctcagggcccggctcgccgatcttgccaatgaagacgtgaattccgccgaaggggacccgatacccgtactcaattgagccggcctcggggccccagcctgcattgtcgatgtagagcttgccgcgacaactcttggtcatttggcccacatcgtatcccttgagcccttcgaagctgccctttaagaactcgaaaccaccgtgcgctggccccatggtgggcgccaactgtcatggaatagtcacggcagatatcctagtgaaaggacttaatcgtggagccatcgcaacttaggttagcttaaaggggttaaacgggacaaaggacacaggagtttatactggttcggccccttgcggtgaaggtaaaggcctaatccagtttgaggtggtattgcttatgtctcgattaccagggagcgaatccgcttgacctagctttcgatctgttgtttcttgccctgaaccgccgcagggtcatccctttatatacacatgttgacgcccaacggctcacggagtcccggtcgGCTAATCgacaacgtgtctggctcggtgactacctatacatgccttacaatacaagtcttacacGTATGGTGGTTTACTTCTATGGGCCTAgagtcgcccttgggccttgggccctcgCCTGTGAACCGGCATCTTCAATGTCTTCGTGGGCTTCATATCATGAGtcgtcataggtataacccggcccctcctgggcgggtcatacctaatagttatgtCCCAACATATATGGAAATGAGCAAATTGCCCTGGCGGGGACATGTATATTACAAAGGGATGCAACTGAAAGTTTATGAGACGGTTGATAGCGCCCTGGGTAAAGATCTAATGGCCTAGACCAAATCGACCTCCGGTTTGTCGAGAGTGCCTGAGGGCTCAGCTTCACTCCGGTCTTCACTTCTAATTTTAACCTCAGTGATTTGACCTAATTCTCTAGTCGGTTCTTCAAAACAAGATGCacatttgtctccaaattttggtacTACCTCTGTTTTTTAAACATAAGACATTTTGGCAGTTTAGATTTGAACTGCCAAAATATCTTATATTTAGATAGAAACAGAGAGAGTAGTATTCTGCTTAGGTTTAGAGTCCGAATCTTCGTCATAAATATATATATACAAATTTATATCCGACAGCGCCACCAAAGTTCAATTCATTTATACCGCTAGTAAAAATGCAAGTTTGCCTTGTAAGTACTAGCAAAACTAAAATCCAAAATGTATTTTTGAACAAATACATAATCCTATTATTACATGTATACAAGGTAAAACAGAGTCTAGAAAATTCACACAAGTATGGCCGTTGATTCCATCCTCCAACTAGAATAAATTGTTGCCTAAAGTCACTAGAGATGTGGAGTGGCATGATCACCCTCTGCCCCTGATTTTCATCTGTTTTTATAAATTCAGACCTTGAATTCACGCGCAGCCCAACTAACCATGCCCCTCGCCTTTGCCAATTCTGACACTCACCCTCCCACTGATCAAAGGCTGGGATTTGATCCCGTTCGAAGTACACATGCACGCGCAGACTTGCATCGCGTATCACTCCTCCCACCCCATGCACCGGCGAGCAGTGGTCACGACGCGCCGGAGGCGCTGGCGACCTCTTCCACCATCCTCGCCACCTCTGCCATGTTGGGCCGGCTCTCCGGCGCGGGGTCGGTGCATTCAATGGCGATACGCACCAGCTGCACGGCGGAGCCCCCGCCGGCCGCGGCGATGACGGGGTCGACGACCTCGTGCTCGCTGCCCTCGGTCACCGCCGCAGCCGCCCAGTGCACGACATCTGTGCCACCGCGCGCATTGAGGAGGTACTGCGAGGGGAATCTCCCCGTGATgagctccagcagcacgacgccGAAGCAGTACACGTCGGACCTGGCCGAAACGGGCACGCGCTGTTGCTGCTGGAGCGCGGCGACAGCCTCCGGCGATCGGAACGCGAACAAGGCCTGAGGCGCCTGCGGCGCGTTGACGAGCGGGAAGAAGCCGTAGTCCACGATGTGCGGCTCCAGGTTGGCGTCAAGGAGGATATTTCCGGACTTGAGGTTCCcgtgaggcggcggcgggggcggcgcatCGAAGTCGGCGCCGTCCATGCTCACGAACCGCATCGTCGGCATGCCGAGCTTCTCGTGGAGGTATGCCATGCCCCGCGCCACGCCGAGGGCGATCCTCAGCCGCGTCGGCCAGTCCAGCACCACCCTATTGGGACTCTGGTCCCCTGCACCGATCGATCACACAGACGTCATTTTAGTTACACATAGACATTATAGTAAACATTAACCAAGTGATTAACTATCTGTGGTACTCCCGCCGTTTTTTAGTCCTCATAAAAGATCTGCCTTGAGTCAAACTTTTTATAATTTTCGTATTGTATATCCCAGGATTTAGATGTTAAtgtttttaatataaatttgatcaaacctTACAAAGTTTGACCTAAGATgtatcttatatgcggagtaaaaataAATGGAGAGTCCATACATCATGCGGTCACTAAAGCTAAAACAATCTGAAAATATCAAATCATTAATGTAGTTAATTGGGCAGGCAGTTAGTTAAATATACCGTTAATTAGGTCAATTTACATAGTATTTTTTGTTTTCAATGGTTTAATAATAAAAAGAAGCGCTAATTTATGGCTGCCATCCATATAATCCCGCAAGGAGTAACTTAACCGATTGTTTTTCTTTTTGAAGTATATTGAAGTAGGTCAACTGGTTTATTTATGTGTAATGGAATTAAGCTTTTCGTCTAAATAATCAACAGATCAAGCAGCTGCAAGGGTTTCTACACTAGGGCTTCTACGCCACCATCTCGTCTCCCTCTACTTTGTGGTCGGTTTTGACGGTGTTGCGATGATTGCTCATCAACCATAGGCACAAAGTTAGCTCCCACGACGACTATGCATGGTGTACAGGTTAGCCATGCATGGTGTACCAGTTACCTGCACTGGTGGCCGTACTTGGCTGCGCGACCTCGCTTATTATCCAATCCATTGTCGGTGTGCAACAGAGCCTAGGAAGACTTGGTTGGTTTGGGTTCAACGACAGCCGTCGAGGATCAGATCCGACACCTACTTCATCTCATCTCTCATCTGTCCACCCTTCTCCGGATAAGATCTGAAGAGTAATGCTAGACCGCCGTAAAATAActtttagtttttataaaaaacaatGTGGGGTAGGGGCCACTCCTGTGAAAttagggaggggggagggggtgtttGAGAGGGTAGGTTTGATACCATCATGGCCGAGCACAATCGATCACACACGACATCACTTTTTAGATGTTGTTTTCTGCCATAGCAACATATTTAGCTAGTAatccctttgtaaactaatatatgAGCATTTAGACAATTAAAGTAGTGatcaaaatgctcttatattagtttacggaaggagtagtattactccctccgtctaggtgtgtaggtcattttacgaaaaccaaataatcccaaaacattttggcgcggtgcattaaattctacatcgtttcttgtttcttgacatatcaacctgtgacgtccggataatcaagctaccgtaacctctgctaatgacaccacgtcacctccgttactgtcgctaatctcgtgttagttcgaaaacgattcaaattcaaatttgaaatcaaggcaaacaacaaaagttttccaaaaataaaactaaaatgttctaaatgtgtcgaATAAATCATAGGTAAATGGGGTGGTGAAACCAAATttttatgaaatgcttaactacaccataatgatttaaatagtagcaaaactaattatttaaatgccttcactaattaataaaatgtcaaattaagttatttggggtctagactttttgtgactgTGGACTAGGTTgtaatactaatttagatactaagtgtatgttttactaaaataaaatgcaaaaTACAATAAAgcaggaaagaataaataaaaggaaaagaaaatacaaaagagaaaaactaaactaacaaaaaacagaaagccccccccccccccacgctgggccaaccggccggcccagccggccctcctctctggcctacaaggccacccccccccccccccgaaccctaacccccacccgatccccactctcccccacTCGTCCCACCCCCGCGCGTCTCCCTCGCCcctccccgatctggatcgggggagacggcgcctcgaccccgccgcctcaTCCCTGCGCCCCGTCaccggccggcgccgcccgtctccgccggcgcctcctcatcgCCTCCCCACACCGCctcctcaacccccccccccccgaccggcctcctggcgcctctgcttcctcccggcgccgccccgccatcgccgcctcgaccccgacCTCGTCGCCCGAAGCCGTCCCGGACGCCGCCGGACTTCGCCGTCGCGCagcacgtcgtccccgtcctcctcctcgtcaccCGCTGCCTAGCCCCTACACCgtacggtgaggccctcggcctcctcttctcCTCTCCGCTGCTCGCTGATGCCTGCGACCACCGCATCGAACGGATCCGGCCGCGCTCACCCTCGCCCGTGGCCGCATCTCGCACCTCGTTCCCGACCGGCCAGTGCGTGTCCATGGTCCCGCGATCGCCTGCTCGCTGCAGCTCGTCGCCCGCCCCTGCTCCTCTGTCCGCCGCGGCCCGCTGTTGCTTCGTCGCGTCCGCCGTTCCCCGCACGGGCCACAGCCCCCTGCTGCCCGGCCCCGctgctcgccggagctggccgccCCTTTCCCCCCTACCTCGCCAGATTCTGGCGCCCCGCCTCGCCCCTGGTGGCCTCGCGTGCGGGTGTCCCTGCGCCCGCACCGCCCGATCGGGCGCACCCGATCCGCTAAGGCCCAGTGGCCCTATGACAACGGGGCCCCACCCGcagaacgttttaataaaaaaaaaggagaaaaaaacaataataaataaaataaaataataataattaattaattagttaattaattaagaaattaattaagtttaattaaacggtaattagattaacctaaaccctaattaacctaattagaggatgatAGGTGGGTCCCCCCCcctgacccacatgtcaggttgaccaagtcaactctgttgacagccgatgtcagcatgacatcatgctgatgtcattaaatcattttcgaattaattaaataattaattaaatctcagaaattaataaaatctttagaaaatcatatcttttaatccgtaactcggattaaatattttcaacatgaaagttgctcagaacgacgaggcaaaTTTGAATACGCGGCCCGTttatccgccacgcatccctagcatagcgaac is a genomic window containing:
- the LOC123090063 gene encoding pollen receptor-like kinase 3 — its product is MDTHWPVGNEVRDAATGEGERGRIRSMRWSQASASSGEEKRRPRASPYGVGARQRVTRRRMGTTCCATAKSGGVRDGFGRRGDQSPNRVVLDWPTRLRIALGVARGMAYLHEKLGMPTMRFVSMDGADFDAPPPPPPHGNLKSGNILLDANLEPHIVDYGFFPLVNAPQAPQALFAFRSPEAVAALQQQQRVPVSARSDVYCFGVVLLELITGRFPSQYLLNARGGTDVVHWAAAAVTEGSEHEVVDPVIAAAGGGSAVQLVRIAIECTDPAPESRPNMAEVARMVEEVASASGAS